The Hypomesus transpacificus isolate Combined female chromosome 6, fHypTra1, whole genome shotgun sequence genomic interval CTCCTGCCTCAGTATCACCCCTCTTGCCTCTCTATCACCCACTCCTGCCTCTCTATCACCCCTCCTGCCTCACTATCACCCCATACTGCCTCTCTATCACCCCTCCTGTCTCACTATCACCCCTTACTGCCTCTCTATCACCCCTCCTGCCACACTATCACCCCTTACTGCCTCTCTATCACCCCTCCTGCCTCACTATCACCCCTTACTGCCTCTCTATCACCCCTCCTGCCTCACTATCACCCCTTACTGCCTCTCTATCACCCCTCTTGCCTCACTATCACCCCTTACTGCCTCTCTATCACCCCACCTGCCTCTCTATCATCCCTGCCTCACTAtcacccctcctgcctccctatcCTGCCCACCTTTCTGActatcacccctccctcctataCATGTCCTGGCTGAAGCAGCTGCTCCTCCTGGAGAGATGACAGGATGTGCTAGCTCTGCGTCTCCTCAGCACGTTGGGGttaataatacacacacattatcactcccaccctggacagcaGATACTACAGCTCAGGAACGCACACTCAGGGTAATGCCTGTGTTTACTGCCCCTCTATCAGTGTGTACCACCCTGGAACCACCTCGGTGAACTGATGCTAAGTGTGTCAGTTAGCTGTCTGAGAGAGGGGTTCAAATATCGATTGTTAAATCAAAGTTTTGTCAGTTAAATCAGTTGAATCAAAGTTGAATCAAAGCATAAATATCAGTCCGTATTGTATAATTGCAAATAAAAAACAATGTTTTGGGATGCGAGTCAGGGTTTGTGAACGTGTCAAAAGAAAGGAAGTTCAAATGACCACTACCCCCTAACCTAACAAGGTGTTTCTTGATGTATGATGTGGTACAGTAGACCCACATAGCTACATAGCTGTAACGGGTAATACCTGTTGATTGGAATAAACCAAACCTTGTTTGTCCCATCATCAGAGATAACAGTAAAGCCCAAACTGGACAACTTGGGCTGTGGGCTGGATGAACATGAGTGTGTGATTCGCAGTCTGTTGGAGGCCATCTGAACCCAGGCATTATGTAACTGGTTCTGACTGGTTGTGACTGGTTCTGGGGCACACACTCCTGAGTacactaggacacacacacacacactcctgagtacactaggacacacacacacacacacactcctgagtacactaggacacacacacacacacacactcatttacaCATTCAGATGTGTATGTCATTATGCACCTATGTTTCTGTAGTTATATGTATTATATATGTGGTACCTATGTATCTGTAGTTATATATATTAAGTATGTGGTACCTATGTGTGAGTAGTTAtactatatattatatatgtggTACCTATGTGTCTGTAGTTAcactatatattatatatgtggTACCTATGTGTGAGTAGTTAtactatatattatatatgtggTACCTATGTGTCTGTAGTTAcactatatattatatatgtagTACTTATGTGTCTGTAGTTAtactatatattatatatgtggTACCTATGTGTCTGTAGTTATACTATATATGATATATGTGGTACCTATGTGTCTGTAGTTATACTATATATGATATATGTGGTACCTATGTGTCTGTAGTTATACTATATATGATATATGTGGTACCTATGTGTCTGTAGAGGGCGGGCCTGACTCCCTGCCACAGTTTGAGGAGGCCCTCCTCACTCATGAGTGTGTGATTCGCAGTCTGTTGGAGGCCATCTGAACCCAGGCATTATGTAACTGGTTCTGACTGGTTGTGACTGGTTCTGGGGCACACACGGGTTCCGACAAAGCATCCTCCAGAGGATGTCTGCTGTGGCAGGGTTGTTGTCTAGGGGGGATTCTGTCCCCAGCATTTCCCAACATGTCCCAGCCTGTCCCAACCTGTCCCCAGCATGTCCCAGCCTGTCCCCAGCATGTCCCAgcgtgtcccctgtgtgtccccaaCATGTCCCAGCCTGTCCCAACCTGTCCCATGTGTGTCCCAGCCTGTCCCatgtgtgtccccagcatatcCCAgcctgtcccctgtgtgtccccagcatgtcCCTgcctgtcccctgtgtgtccccagcatgtcCCAgcctgtcccctgtgtgtcccagcgtttcccctgtgtgtcccctgtgtccCCAGCCTGTCCCatgtgtgtccccagcatatcCCAgcctgtcccctgtgtgtccccagcatgtcCCTgcctgtcccctgtgtgtccccagcatgtcCCAgcctgtcccctgtgtgtcccagcgtttcccctgtgtgtcccctgtgtccccagcctgtcccctgtgtgtccccagcatgtcCCAgcctgtcccctgtgtgtccccagTACGGTCCAGTCTTCACCGTGCTGGCTGCAGGAAAGAGGCTGACCTTTGTTACGCTGAATGAAGACTTCCGCACCTTCTTCATGTCTAAAGACGTGGACTTTGAGCAGGCAGTCCAGGAGCCAGTCCACAACAcaggtgacctctgacctgcatGAAGTTCTAGCACTATTTTGTTCTGGAACAGTGTGTATTTTCCAGGCACTGTGCATGTAACTACACCTCCAGTAGCAGTATGGGCCATCGATAATAACACTACACACCACTGTGTAAGACCACTCACCCAGATAAAAGGTTAATCCTTTTAAACAacctatatatataatatagggagggagtcagatggctgagcggttaaatagggctattaatcagaaggttgccggttcgattcctggccgtgcaaaatgacgttgtgtccgtgggcaaggcatttcaccctacttgccttggggaaatgtccctgtacttactgtaagtcgctctggataagagcgtctgctaaatgactaaatgtaaataatatgAAACTACTGCATCATACAGCTTAACAGATGGGCCTGCATCCCTGCTTGTTCCTCTCGTGTAACAGTATATCACTTTATTCATTATTCACAGACGTCTCTGTGTTTCTTCAGCTTAAATCATTCAGAGAGCTTGTTTCCCAACCTGTAGTAAGCTAGGGTAGGCTAATACAGGTGGGCcgccaaaccaatgaaaactaAAGTATCATTAAATATCAAAATATTAATATATACTGTTGGTAAATGATTATTACAATTCTTACTAATGTTAAAATGACATTTTACCTTTAATTCATTGTGACCGAAACGCCAACAGTTACGCTTGGCACGTTAACGAAAGACCAATTGACATTTCCACCTTATCTTGCATACGCCAACTTCAATCCACAATGCACGCGTCACTTCCTCATATTGCACAAGCCAAGTCAACAACTTCTGGTAGCGAGCGATCACGTAAGTTCTCTCACACAAAATGCGTTTTTTACGAGGAGTTCGGGTTGTCTTCCAAATAGACAATCAACGATGTACATGATAATCTATTTTACTGCCCTTCAAACAAGAGGGAAAAGAGATTCAAATTGTACTTTTCGAGATACATCGGCAATTACGAAGGTAAGGTTTAGTCTATCTcagagggtcagatggctgagtggttgggaaatcaggctattaatcagaaggttgccatgcttgagcaaggcacttcaccctacttgcctcgggggaatgttcctgtacttactgtaagtcactctggataagagtgtatgctaaatgactacatgtaaatgtgatcTAACTCACAGTAAAAGTAGCTAGTGCTAGTTAGGCTAGCTCTAACTATCTAGGATTTCAGCAGTaatgttagctaggctagcttgctaacAAATTTTTGCTAAATTATAATGCACTCAATTATTTTTCAGCTTGCCTGCTAGTAGCTAATGTTaatgtgacgggtatgtaacagctgtagccacgctccgtcacgacaaggctcgttcaccactcactgggctcgaacgcacgacctccgacttgccaagcgtgaccaccactaccaactacaccaaagaaaagctagctcttcgttgacgcgggtggcctgttatacacctgaggagtgagtttcactagttcacaccggttacattAACTCACGTAATATTTGTTCCCTATGGGTGATGAAACATGTCTTTCTCAGTTTAAAACTAAAATCTGCCAGCTGGAAATGGGAGATATCTCCGTGAGGGCGACTATCGGTGGATACAAAAAGCGAGAAGCCGCAGTGTAGGGTTAATAAGAGAGCCAAGGGTTAACAACTTGTTCTGGTTATTAAAAGTCATGTTTCTAACTTCACCGGAAGTTGTAGACCTGACCTGGCTGTGGTAATTACGCAGGTTACCTCTCTTTACGatgtgtgcttactgtggcCCTAATGAACACTTTGTCTTCTTTGATCGCTCAAATAATTTTGGCCGTGAAAGCAAACTGTTTGGCTTCCGTGGTGTGATGAGCACGAATTAAGTGAATGGATGTGGTGTTGAGGGGGCCGCATAAATACTTGAGCTAAGCTAGTGAAAGTGGAAAGAGCGGGAATGGCTAAGCACTTCCCCTGGATCTCCATTGGACGTTGTGTTAATCTAGCTGACACTCATCCAAAACCACATAGAAATAGTCCTTGGTTGGTGTTTATTGGTGTTTGGTGTGACCTGGCCTTCATAATGGTCGTGTTGGGTCTCATTGCTGCTCTGTGTACACAGCCTCCATCAGTAAGGAGAGCTTCTACCGGTTCCACCCAGCCTGCAACACCCTGATCAAGGGCCGTCTGAGCCCAGGGAATGTGGCCCAGCTCCAGACTCAGCTGTGTGAGCAGTTCAACCATCACCTGGAGCTGCTGGGGCCCCACGGCCACGCAGACCTCAACAAGATGGTCAGGTGAGAGTGTCCTGCGCTGTGATTGGCAGGGAGGTGATGTGTCCTGCGCTGTGATTGGCAGGGAGGTCATGTGTCCAGCCTtgtgtttggcagggaggtgatgTACCCGGCGGTGATGAGTAACCTGCTGGGGAAGAACAACTCCCCCGGCCGGCCCTTCACCATGGAGGAGTTTCAGCAGCGCTTCACCGTCTACGACGAGGGCTTTGAGCACGGCTCCCAGCTCCCAGACCTCCTCTTACGGTCAgcccggggggagggaggtgtggcttCTAACTGTTCAGGGAGTGGACAGGATctaagagtgtgtgcgtgcgtatgtgcAGGGAGTTGGCAGGAtctaagtgtgtttgtgtgtgtgtgcagggagtgGGCAggatctaagtgtgtgtgtgtgtgtgcaggatctaagtgtgtgtgtgtgcagggagtgggcagggtctaagtgtgtgtgtgtgtgtgtgtgtgcagggagtgGGCAGGATCTAAGCGctggctcctctctctgctggggCACATGGTGGTCAACTCTGAAGACATGGAAGAGTCGGGGAACGGAggcagggtgagtgtgtgtgtgtttggtcactAGCAGACTAACCCCACCAGTACCCCTATTAACACCAGCATGGTCACAGTACATGTGTGTTATTCCTTTGCAGACTTTACTGCAACACCTGGTCACCACCGTAACAGACAAGTACCTTCCTAATTTCgggttgctgatgttgtgggCATCCCTAGCCAATGCTATACCAGTAGGTACCAGTATTAATGACAACTATACCAGTAGGTACcagcaggggcgtcgttagaccctttttactaaCGCCTCTGGGTACCAGTATTAATGACAACTATGCAGAGATGGGTACTTAAGTCGATTTTTCTGGTGTCAGAAATGTTTTACACTTTCTACTTACGTTTTAAAGCCTggcttgttactttagttttaatctgtatttggtggcatgatcacaTAATCAATAATATTTCTTGTCAttggccctctcctctcctttcactgtgtgtgtgggtgaaaaaaagtttagaaagatatatatttttttttcaaaaggttgaaaacATTTGCAAAAAAAGAGTACAAATAAAGTTTGCattattgatgagtacttgaagAGGACTCTGCTGTGCTTTACTCTGTTTTGGCCTCTGTTCtactttcctttcttttttttttaatgtttttttccgGAAAGTAGAACACAATTTCAAAtaaggtttgcatcattgatgatcCTGTCTAGATCACGTTCTGGGCCTTGGCCTTCATGCTGTCCAACCCTCACATCTACCAGACTGCTATGAATGAGATCAACCTGGCTCTAAAAGGCCAAGGTaaacacagaccccttcctccttctctccctccctctctctctctctccctccccacccccccctctctctctctctctctctctctctctccctgcctccctccctgcctctctctccctgcctctctccctctttcttcccctcactcccctttcttgtgaaaaaaaagatacagaTATTGGTTTTTACACAAAAAGATATAGAAATatctttctacttcttacatttcAAAGCCAAGCTTGTTACTTTGGTTTTAATCtgcatgatcaatattatttcttgtcattacattctttttttaatttcctGGCAATCACGCACAACAAATGCAAGGTAGTATAtgaagctaccatggagcaatGACGAAGGCAACGAGAACAATATTTGTACTCTGAGGGcacattgcgaccgcagcttaatctgcgcctttgcctaaccagatcctcgtcgtgcaatcagcgcccattagtgttaattagcgcttCTATAAAATACTGGAAcaatcgcctgcatgttactgccaccatgggtgattcgaagaaaagaagaaaaaaaagttcagcgaacaggagctagatatatacacacccactttcccttataccctcccagcagcggtaatctgcatttttactcaagtgcgctgcctttgttaATACCGTGTTATATCTTTACCGGCTATTTCACGCCTGAAAAatgcaatcctgttagtaaatgaggccctgagtgcTGTTCTGTACtcttctgctgtgtttgtgttgtcggagcttcctgttccgacacaaacacaaacactgccaaacacaaacactgccacttcctgttccgacacaaacactgccacttcctgttctgacacaaacacaaacacgccaattcctgttccgacacaaacacacacactgccacttcctgttcctacacaaacacaaacactgccggacacaaacactgccacttcctgttccgacacaaacactgccacttcctgttcagacacaaacacatatattgcaacttcctgttccgacacaaacacaaacactgccaaacacaaacactgccacttcctgttccgacacaaacactgccacttcctgttccgacacaaacacaaacacttccaaacacaaacactgccacttcctgttctgacacaaacacaaacactgccaaacaaaaacactgccacttcctgttccgacaacacaaacactcacacttcctgttttgacgcaacacaaacactcacacttcctgttccgacaacacaaacacacacacttcctgttccgactacacaaacacacacacttcctgttccgacaacatTCACACTTCCtcttccgacaacacaaacactcacacttcctgctccgacaacacaaacactcacacttccttctccaacaacacaaacactcacacttcctgttttgacgcaacacaaacactcacacttcctgtttttacgcaacacaaacactcacacttcctgttccgacaacacaaacactcacactgccTGTTGTGGCAACACTAACACTTCCTGTTCAGacaacactcacacttccttttccgacaacacaaacattcacacttcctgctccgacaacacaaacagtcACACTTCTTGTTTAGacgacacaaacactcacacttcctgttttgacgacacaaacactcacacttcctgttccgacaacacaaacactcacacttcctgttccaacaacacaaacactcacacttcctgttttgacgacacaaacactcacacttcctgttttgtcttatccctcttcctctccagacaCTTCCATAACACTCCAATAGGTGTCAGTAGTAGATCATCTAACATCTCACAGCCTGTCTGCCTCTAAAAAGGAAGTTTCGGCTACTTACTtatgttggtatgtgtgtgtgtgtgtgtcgtgtgcgtGTGAGCGGGTGCCAGACAGGGCCAGCCCCACAGTGGGCCAGGAACAGCTCCAGCAGATGCCCTACGTGAAGTGTGTGATCCTGGAGGCCATCAGACTGCGGTCCCCAGGGGCCATCGCACGCAGGGTGGTCAGGCCCTTGCGCATACAGGTGAGGGGGACTGCATCTGGGTGTGCAAGCCAAATAAACACTACTTTCTAACTTTTTTTTACGTTGTGAATGTGCAACAAGCCAAATCAATAACAGTATATCCTACCTTcttcctgtgtgcgtgtgcgtgtgcgtgtgcgtgtgtgtgtgtgtgttcttcagaACTTCGTGGTCCCGGCAG includes:
- the LOC124469231 gene encoding 24-hydroxycholesterol 7-alpha-hydroxylase; protein product: MDPLTVVLSLIIVAISAQLFFGKDDPNAPPCIKGWIPWFGAAFEFGKAPLTFISEARRKYGPVFTVLAAGKRLTFVTLNEDFRTFFMSKDVDFEQAVQEPVHNTASISKESFYRFHPACNTLIKGRLSPGNVAQLQTQLCEQFNHHLELLGPHGHADLNKMVREVMYPAVMSNLLGKNNSPGRPFTMEEFQQRFTVYDEGFEHGSQLPDLLLREWAGSKRWLLSLLGHMVVNSEDMEESGNGGRTLLQHLVTTVTDKYLPNFGLLMLWASLANAIPITFWALAFMLSNPHIYQTAMNEINLALKGQDRASPTVGQEQLQQMPYVKCVILEAIRLRSPGAIARRVVRPLRIQNFVVPAGDLLMLSPYWAHRNPRYFPEPDQFRPERWEKADLVKNVFLEGFVAFGGGRNQCPGRWYAIVELHMFVAMILYKYDFTLMDPLPKPSSLHLVGTQQPAGPCRVQYRHR